The following proteins are co-located in the Siansivirga zeaxanthinifaciens CC-SAMT-1 genome:
- the rplL gene encoding 50S ribosomal protein L7/L12 has translation MADLKDFAEQLVNLTVKEVNELATILKEEYGIEPAAAAVAVAAGPAAGGDDAAEAQTEFDVILKSAGASKLAVVKLVKELTGLGLKEAKELVDGAPSNVKEAVSKDEAEALKASLEEAGAEVELK, from the coding sequence ATGGCAGATTTAAAAGATTTCGCAGAACAATTAGTTAACTTAACAGTTAAAGAAGTAAACGAGTTAGCTACTATATTAAAAGAAGAGTACGGTATCGAGCCTGCTGCTGCTGCTGTAGCAGTTGCTGCTGGTCCAGCTGCTGGTGGCGATGATGCTGCTGAAGCTCAAACTGAATTTGATGTAATATTAAAATCAGCAGGTGCTTCTAAATTAGCAGTTGTTAAATTAGTAAAAGAATTAACTGGTTTAGGCTTAAAAGAAGCTAAAGAATTAGTTGACGGTGCACCAAGCAACGTAAAAGAAGCTGTGTCTAAAGACGAGGCTGAAGCTTTAAAAGCATCTTTAGAAGAAGCTGGAGCAGAGGTTGAGCTTAAATAA
- the rpoB gene encoding DNA-directed RNA polymerase subunit beta, translating to MLSTQAERLNFSSIVNRTEYPDFLDIQIKSFQDFFQLETKSEERGDEGLYNTFMENFPITDSRNQFVLEFLDYFVDPPRYAIDECIERGLTYSVPLKARLKLYCTDPEHEDFETIVQDVYLGTIPYMTPSGTFCINGAERVVVSQLHRSPGVFFGQSFHANGTKLYSARVIPFKGSWIEFATDINQVMYAYIDRKKKLPVTTLFRAIGFERDKDILEIFDLAEEIKVSKTGLKKYQGRKLAARVLNTWHEDFVDEDTGEVVSIERNEIILDRDTILDKDNIEEIIDADVKTILLHKETAEQGDYAIIHNTLQKDPTNSEKEAVEHIYRQLRNAEPPDEETARGIIDKLFFSDQRYSLGEVGRYRMNKKLGLDIEMDKQVLTKEDIITIIKYLIELINSKAEIDDIDHLSNRRVRTVGEQLSQQFGVGLARMARTIRERMNVRDNEVFTPIDLINAKTLSSVINSFFGTNQLSQFMDQTNPLAEITHKRRLSALGPGGLSRERAGFEVRDVHYTHYGRLCPIETPEGPNIGLISSLSVYAKVNAMGFIETPYRPVENGVVDIKNAPVYLSAEEEEGKLIAQATVKVDAEGTILHDKVIARMEGDFPVIEPTAIHYTDVAPNQISSISASLIPFLEHDDANRALMGSNMMRQAVPLLLPQAPIVGTGLERQVATDSRVLINAEGDGVVQYVDAKEIVIKYDRTEDEAKVSFDSDVKSYQLVKFRKTNQGTSINLKPIVVKGDKVTKGQVLCEGYATQKGELALGRNMKVAFMPWKGYNFEDAIVISEKVVREDIFTSIHIDEYSLEVRDTKLGNEELTNDIPNVSEEATKDLDENGMIRIGAEVKPGDILIGKITPKGESDPTPEEKLLRAIFGDKAGDVKDASLKASPSLNGVVIEKKLFSRAVKDKRKRAQDKDDIVALEAIYDRKFDELKEVLIEKLFNIVNGKTAQGIYNDLGEEVLPKGKKFTLKMLNAVDDYAHLVSGKWTTDDHTNALVADLIHNYKIKENDLQGSLRREKFTISVGDELPAGIIKLAKVYIAKKRKLKVGDKMAGRHGNKGIVARIVRQEDMPFLEDGTPVDIVLNPLGVPSRMNIGQIYETVLGWAGQKLGRTYATPIFDGATIDQINELTDEAGIPRYGHTYLYDGGTGERFDQPATVGVIYMLKLGHMVDDKMHARSIGPYSLITQQPLGGKAQFGGQRFGEMEVWALEAYGASSTLREILTVKSDDVIGRAKTYEAIVKGEPMPDPGLPESFNVLMHELKGLGLDIRLEE from the coding sequence ATGTTGTCAACACAAGCTGAAAGATTAAATTTCTCGTCTATTGTAAATAGAACAGAGTATCCAGACTTCTTGGATATTCAGATAAAATCCTTCCAGGATTTTTTCCAATTAGAAACAAAATCTGAAGAAAGAGGAGATGAAGGTTTATATAATACTTTCATGGAAAACTTTCCTATTACAGATTCTCGTAATCAATTTGTTTTAGAATTTTTAGATTACTTTGTTGATCCTCCAAGATACGCTATTGATGAGTGTATAGAAAGAGGTCTTACTTACAGCGTTCCGCTTAAAGCTAGGTTAAAGTTATATTGTACAGATCCTGAACATGAGGATTTCGAAACCATTGTTCAAGATGTGTATTTAGGAACCATTCCTTACATGACACCAAGTGGTACTTTTTGTATCAATGGTGCAGAACGTGTAGTAGTATCTCAATTACATCGTTCACCAGGGGTTTTCTTCGGACAATCTTTCCATGCTAACGGAACAAAACTTTATTCTGCCAGAGTGATTCCTTTCAAAGGATCTTGGATAGAGTTTGCTACCGATATCAATCAGGTAATGTATGCCTACATCGATAGAAAAAAGAAGTTACCTGTTACTACGTTATTCCGCGCAATCGGTTTTGAGCGTGATAAAGATATCTTAGAGATTTTCGATTTAGCTGAAGAAATTAAAGTTTCTAAAACGGGACTTAAAAAATATCAAGGAAGAAAATTAGCGGCACGTGTTTTAAATACTTGGCACGAGGATTTTGTTGATGAAGATACTGGAGAAGTTGTATCAATCGAGCGTAATGAAATTATTCTTGATCGTGATACCATTTTAGATAAAGATAATATTGAAGAAATTATCGATGCAGATGTAAAAACAATTCTTTTACATAAAGAAACTGCAGAACAAGGTGATTATGCTATTATACATAACACACTTCAAAAAGATCCAACAAATTCTGAAAAAGAGGCTGTTGAGCATATTTATAGACAATTACGTAATGCAGAACCGCCAGATGAAGAAACAGCGCGTGGTATTATCGATAAATTATTCTTTAGTGATCAACGTTACTCTTTAGGAGAGGTTGGTCGTTACAGAATGAATAAAAAATTAGGTCTTGATATTGAAATGGATAAGCAAGTGCTTACTAAAGAAGATATCATTACTATTATAAAATATTTAATTGAGCTTATCAATTCTAAAGCTGAGATTGATGATATTGATCACTTATCTAACCGTCGTGTTCGTACTGTTGGTGAGCAATTATCTCAACAATTTGGTGTTGGTTTAGCTCGTATGGCTCGTACCATTCGTGAGCGTATGAATGTACGTGATAACGAAGTTTTTACACCAATAGATTTAATTAATGCTAAGACGTTATCGTCTGTTATTAATTCATTCTTTGGAACAAACCAGTTATCTCAATTCATGGATCAAACAAATCCATTAGCGGAAATAACACACAAACGTCGTTTATCTGCTCTTGGACCAGGAGGTTTATCTCGTGAAAGAGCTGGTTTCGAGGTACGTGACGTTCACTATACACATTACGGACGTTTATGTCCGATTGAAACACCAGAGGGACCAAATATTGGTTTAATTTCATCACTTTCTGTTTACGCTAAAGTAAACGCGATGGGATTTATTGAAACACCTTATCGTCCTGTTGAAAATGGTGTTGTAGATATTAAAAATGCTCCTGTATATTTAAGTGCAGAAGAAGAAGAAGGTAAATTAATTGCGCAAGCGACTGTAAAAGTAGATGCTGAAGGTACCATACTTCATGATAAAGTAATTGCGAGAATGGAAGGTGACTTTCCGGTTATCGAGCCAACAGCAATTCATTATACTGATGTAGCTCCAAATCAGATTTCGTCTATTTCAGCATCATTAATTCCTTTCTTAGAGCATGATGATGCGAACCGTGCATTGATGGGATCTAACATGATGCGTCAGGCAGTTCCATTATTATTACCTCAAGCTCCTATTGTAGGTACAGGTCTAGAGCGTCAAGTAGCAACAGATTCACGTGTACTTATTAATGCAGAAGGAGATGGTGTTGTACAATATGTTGATGCAAAAGAAATTGTAATCAAATACGATCGTACTGAAGATGAAGCTAAAGTTAGTTTTGATAGTGATGTTAAATCATATCAATTAGTAAAATTCAGAAAAACAAACCAAGGTACAAGTATCAACTTAAAACCAATCGTGGTTAAAGGTGATAAAGTAACTAAAGGTCAAGTTTTATGTGAAGGTTATGCAACTCAAAAAGGAGAATTAGCTTTAGGTAGAAATATGAAAGTAGCCTTTATGCCATGGAAAGGGTATAACTTTGAGGATGCGATTGTTATTTCAGAAAAAGTAGTACGTGAAGATATATTTACATCTATTCATATTGATGAGTATTCTTTAGAAGTTAGAGACACAAAATTAGGTAACGAAGAGTTAACTAATGATATTCCTAACGTGTCTGAAGAAGCTACAAAAGATTTAGATGAAAACGGAATGATTCGTATTGGTGCCGAAGTAAAACCAGGCGATATCTTAATTGGTAAAATTACTCCTAAAGGGGAAAGCGATCCAACTCCGGAAGAAAAATTATTAAGAGCTATATTTGGTGATAAAGCTGGAGATGTAAAAGATGCTTCTTTAAAAGCTTCGCCATCTCTAAATGGTGTTGTTATAGAGAAAAAATTATTCTCTAGAGCAGTAAAAGATAAACGTAAGAGAGCTCAAGATAAAGATGATATTGTTGCATTAGAAGCTATTTACGATAGAAAATTTGATGAATTAAAAGAAGTTTTAATTGAGAAATTATTCAACATTGTAAACGGTAAAACAGCTCAAGGTATTTATAACGATTTAGGTGAAGAAGTATTACCAAAAGGTAAAAAATTCACATTAAAAATGTTAAATGCTGTTGATGATTATGCGCATTTAGTTTCAGGAAAATGGACTACAGATGATCATACAAATGCATTAGTAGCAGATTTAATACATAACTACAAAATTAAAGAAAACGATTTACAAGGTTCTTTAAGACGTGAAAAATTCACAATTTCTGTAGGAGATGAGTTACCAGCAGGTATCATTAAATTAGCTAAAGTTTATATTGCTAAAAAGCGTAAACTTAAAGTGGGTGATAAAATGGCAGGTCGTCACGGTAATAAAGGTATTGTTGCACGTATTGTACGTCAAGAAGATATGCCTTTCTTAGAAGACGGAACGCCAGTTGATATTGTATTAAATCCACTTGGTGTACCATCTCGTATGAACATTGGGCAGATTTATGAAACCGTTTTAGGTTGGGCTGGTCAAAAATTAGGACGCACTTATGCAACACCTATTTTTGATGGAGCAACAATTGATCAAATAAACGAATTAACAGACGAAGCAGGAATACCAAGATACGGTCATACATACTTATATGATGGTGGTACTGGAGAACGTTTCGATCAACCAGCTACTGTTGGGGTTATTTACATGTTGAAATTAGGTCACATGGTTGATGATAAGATGCACGCACGTTCTATCGGACCATACTCATTAATTACTCAACAGCCTCTTGGTGGTAAAGCACAATTTGGTGGTCAGCGTTTTGGTGAGATGGAGGTATGGGCTCTTGAGGCTTATGGTGCATCAAGTACGTTACGTGAAATCTTAACTGTAAAATCTGATGATGTTATTGGTCGTGCAAAAACTTACGAAGCAATCGTTAAGGGAGAACCAATGCCAGATCCAGGACTACCAGAATCTTTCAATGTATTAATGCATGAATTGAAAGGTCTTGGATTAGACATAAGATTAGAGGAATAA